One Kineococcus aurantiacus genomic window carries:
- a CDS encoding glycosyltransferase family 9 protein has product MRILACRLDNDGDVLLTGPAVRALAASGTVDLLASPAGRAAARLLPGVEDVLVFDPPWSGFSPAAVDPAAVGRLVAQVHDGGYDEAVVFTSFHQSPLPLALLLRMAGVPRTAAASEDYPGSLLDVRFRREEGPERHEVEAALALARAAGHDLPLGDDGRLRLRDLPPPGVDLPARYVVVHPGASVPARAPSPAQAADVVEALRRSGRDVVVTGSPRERDLTAAVAGAPDPGVLDLGGRTDLAGLAAVLAGADAVVVGNTGPAHLAAAVGTAVVSLFSPVVPASRWAPHGVPHVLLGDQEAPCAGSRARDCPVPGHPCLTSVAADRVVAAVDALTPELLEATP; this is encoded by the coding sequence GTGAGGATCCTCGCCTGCCGCCTGGACAACGACGGGGACGTGCTCCTGACCGGACCGGCCGTCCGCGCCCTCGCGGCGTCGGGGACCGTCGACCTCCTGGCCTCCCCGGCCGGGCGCGCCGCGGCCCGGTTGCTGCCCGGCGTGGAGGACGTCCTGGTCTTCGACCCGCCGTGGTCGGGGTTCTCCCCCGCCGCGGTGGACCCCGCGGCGGTGGGGCGGCTCGTGGCGCAGGTCCACGACGGCGGCTACGACGAGGCCGTGGTCTTCACGTCCTTCCACCAGAGCCCGCTGCCGCTGGCGCTGCTGCTGCGGATGGCGGGGGTGCCGCGCACCGCGGCGGCCAGCGAGGACTACCCCGGGTCCCTCCTCGACGTCCGGTTCCGCCGCGAGGAGGGACCCGAGCGGCACGAGGTCGAGGCCGCGCTGGCCCTGGCGCGCGCCGCGGGGCACGACCTGCCCCTCGGTGACGACGGCCGGTTGCGGCTGCGGGACCTGCCGCCGCCCGGCGTGGACCTGCCCGCGCGGTACGTCGTGGTGCACCCGGGGGCCTCCGTCCCGGCCCGCGCGCCCTCGCCGGCGCAGGCCGCCGACGTCGTGGAGGCGTTGCGGCGCAGCGGCCGCGACGTCGTGGTCACCGGTTCCCCCCGGGAGCGGGACCTGACGGCCGCGGTCGCCGGCGCCCCCGACCCCGGCGTCCTGGACCTGGGCGGGCGCACCGACCTGGCCGGGCTGGCCGCGGTCCTGGCCGGGGCCGACGCGGTCGTCGTCGGCAACACCGGTCCCGCGCACCTGGCCGCCGCGGTCGGCACCGCCGTCGTCTCGCTGTTCTCCCCCGTCGTCCCGGCGTCCCGCTGGGCGCCGCACGGCGTCCCGCACGTGCTGCTCGGCGACCAGGAGGCGCCGTGCGCGGGTTCCCGGGCCCGCGACTGCCCCGTCCCGGGGCACCCCTGCCTGACGTCCGTGGCGGCCGACCGCGTGGTCGCCGCCGTGGACGCCCTGACCCCCGAGCTCCTGGAGGCCACCCCGTGA
- a CDS encoding HAD-IIIA family hydrolase, whose product MTGFSVVIPTVGRPSLDVLLGTLAAQDGPRPDLVVVVDDRPGRDTGEDPCERACATARAAGLDVRLVRSGGRGPAAARNAGWRRVRSEWVAFVDDDVELPASWARELADDLAAAAPGVGAVQGRIHVPLPADRRPTDWERGTAGLADAQWITADMAYRRTALEQVAGFDERFPRAFREDADLALRVVAAGWRIERGEHLAVHPVRPAADLASLKQQRGNADDVLMTALHGRDWRQRAASAVGRLPGHVATTAAAALAAGSLLTGRRRVAAAAGLAWLGLTAEFAWRRIAPGPRDGAEVRRMLVTSAAIPPAAVYHRLRGELAVRRTPPPAWPPPVAAVLFDRDGTLVHDVPYNGDPDLVKPVDGARELLDGLRARGLRIGLVTNQSGVARGLLTRAQVDAVNARVAELLGPFDTVQVSVDGPDAPSRTRKPEPGMVLDAARALGVLPAQCLVVGDIGADVEAALSAGARAVLVPTDVTRAEEVEAAPVVVGSLGEVVVP is encoded by the coding sequence GTGACGGGTTTCTCCGTCGTCATCCCCACGGTCGGCCGACCCAGCCTGGACGTCCTGCTGGGAACCCTCGCGGCGCAGGACGGCCCGCGGCCCGACCTCGTGGTGGTCGTCGACGACCGCCCGGGCCGCGACACCGGCGAGGACCCGTGCGAACGGGCTTGCGCCACCGCCCGCGCGGCCGGCCTGGACGTGCGGCTGGTGCGCTCGGGCGGGCGGGGACCGGCCGCGGCCCGCAACGCCGGGTGGCGCCGGGTCCGCTCGGAGTGGGTCGCGTTCGTCGACGACGACGTGGAACTGCCGGCGTCGTGGGCCCGGGAACTGGCCGACGACCTGGCCGCCGCCGCGCCGGGGGTCGGTGCCGTGCAGGGCCGCATCCACGTGCCGCTGCCGGCCGACCGGCGCCCCACCGACTGGGAACGCGGCACCGCCGGGCTCGCCGACGCGCAGTGGATCACCGCCGACATGGCGTACCGCCGCACCGCCCTGGAGCAGGTCGCCGGTTTCGACGAGCGGTTCCCCCGCGCCTTCCGGGAGGACGCCGACCTCGCCCTGCGCGTCGTGGCCGCCGGGTGGCGCATCGAGCGCGGGGAGCACCTCGCCGTGCACCCCGTCCGCCCGGCCGCGGACCTGGCCAGCCTGAAGCAGCAGCGCGGCAACGCCGACGACGTCCTCATGACGGCCCTGCACGGCCGGGACTGGCGGCAGCGGGCGGCCTCGGCCGTGGGCCGCCTGCCCGGGCACGTCGCCACGACCGCCGCGGCCGCGCTGGCCGCGGGTTCCCTGCTGACCGGCCGCCGCCGGGTCGCGGCCGCCGCGGGCCTGGCCTGGCTGGGCCTGACCGCGGAGTTCGCCTGGCGCCGCATCGCCCCCGGCCCCCGCGACGGCGCCGAGGTGCGCCGGATGCTCGTGACGAGCGCGGCGATCCCGCCCGCCGCGGTGTACCACCGGCTGCGCGGCGAGCTCGCCGTCCGGCGCACCCCGCCGCCCGCGTGGCCGCCGCCGGTCGCGGCCGTCCTGTTCGACCGCGACGGCACGCTCGTGCACGACGTCCCCTACAACGGCGACCCCGACCTGGTGAAACCCGTCGACGGGGCCCGCGAGCTGCTGGACGGCCTGCGCGCCAGGGGCTTGCGGATCGGCCTGGTCACCAACCAGTCCGGGGTGGCGCGTGGGCTGCTGACCCGCGCGCAGGTCGACGCCGTCAACGCCCGCGTCGCCGAGCTGCTCGGCCCCTTCGACACCGTCCAGGTGTCCGTGGACGGCCCGGACGCGCCGTCGCGGACCCGCAAGCCCGAACCCGGGATGGTCCTGGACGCCGCCCGCGCCCTCGGCGTGCTGCCCGCGCAGTGCCTCGTCGTCGGCGACATCGGCGCCGACGTCGAGGCGGCCCTGTCCGCCGGGGCGCGCGCCGTGCTCGTCCCGACCGACGTGACCCGGGCCGAGGAGGTCGAGGCGGCGCCGGTCGTGGTGGGCTCGTTGGGCGAGGTGGTCGTCCCGTGA
- a CDS encoding carbamoyltransferase family protein, with the protein MRILGINAVFHDTAAALVVDGRIVFAAEEERFSRRKHGKRPVPYATWELPDLAIKHALAAAGLTPADLDLVGYSYDPRLVLPSSELDLGDPDDAIRTRYAERAPEAIATALPGLDPAKVRFVPHHVAHAASAALASPEAAREGGCSVLTVDGRGERISSLAGRYRGGALEVLHETGLPQSLGFVYEDLTRHLGFTHSSDEYKVMALASYGKPRFADEIAEFVHATGDGGFVAKVPDFSRWAPPLADGESWDPRQDTGQADLAASVQEVLERTLVDVATWLHGRTGDKVLAMAGGTALNCVANSRIWRETPFEQVYVQPAAGDSGTALGAALQLSADAGELVAPMTSAALGRSWTDEELAQWLTTARLNFTTPDDLAGEVADVLANDGVVAWFDGRAEFGPRALGHRSLMAHPGKKENLERLNDVKGREQFRPVAPMVLAERAEEIFSGGPIPSPYMLFVHDVADEWRERIPAVVHVDGTARIQTIHEDRTPHVAALLRAFEKRTGLPVVVNTSLNTAGRPMVDDPRDAMELFGSAPVDVLVLGPHLVRRNEFTKP; encoded by the coding sequence ATGCGCATCCTCGGGATCAACGCGGTCTTCCACGACACCGCGGCCGCCCTCGTCGTCGACGGGCGGATCGTCTTCGCCGCCGAGGAGGAACGCTTCAGCCGGCGCAAGCACGGCAAGCGGCCCGTCCCCTACGCCACGTGGGAGCTGCCCGACCTCGCGATCAAGCACGCGCTGGCGGCGGCCGGGCTGACGCCCGCCGACCTCGACCTCGTGGGCTACTCCTACGACCCCCGGCTGGTCCTGCCCAGCTCCGAGCTGGACCTGGGCGACCCCGACGACGCGATCCGCACCCGCTACGCCGAGCGGGCCCCCGAGGCCATCGCCACCGCCCTGCCCGGGCTGGACCCCGCGAAGGTGCGGTTCGTCCCCCACCACGTCGCGCACGCCGCGTCCGCGGCCCTGGCCTCCCCCGAGGCCGCCCGCGAGGGCGGCTGCAGCGTCCTGACGGTCGACGGCCGCGGTGAGCGGATCTCCTCCCTGGCCGGCCGGTACCGCGGCGGTGCGCTGGAGGTCCTGCACGAGACGGGCCTGCCGCAGTCGCTGGGCTTCGTCTACGAGGACCTGACCCGCCACCTGGGCTTCACGCACTCCTCCGACGAGTACAAGGTCATGGCGCTGGCCTCCTACGGCAAGCCGCGCTTCGCCGACGAGATCGCCGAGTTCGTGCACGCCACCGGCGACGGCGGGTTCGTCGCGAAGGTCCCCGACTTCTCCCGCTGGGCCCCGCCGCTGGCCGACGGGGAGTCCTGGGACCCGCGCCAGGACACCGGGCAGGCCGACCTGGCCGCCAGCGTCCAGGAGGTCCTGGAGCGCACCCTCGTCGACGTCGCCACGTGGCTGCACGGGCGGACCGGCGACAAGGTCCTCGCGATGGCCGGTGGCACCGCGCTGAACTGCGTCGCGAACTCCCGCATCTGGCGCGAGACGCCGTTCGAGCAGGTGTACGTCCAGCCCGCGGCCGGGGACTCCGGCACCGCGCTGGGCGCCGCGCTCCAGCTGTCCGCCGACGCCGGCGAACTCGTCGCGCCCATGACCTCGGCGGCCCTGGGCCGCTCCTGGACCGACGAAGAACTGGCGCAGTGGCTGACCACGGCGCGGCTGAACTTCACCACCCCCGACGACCTCGCCGGTGAGGTCGCCGACGTCCTGGCGAACGACGGCGTCGTGGCCTGGTTCGACGGCCGCGCCGAGTTCGGCCCCCGCGCCCTGGGCCACCGCTCCCTCATGGCCCACCCGGGGAAGAAGGAGAACCTCGAGCGCCTCAACGACGTCAAGGGCCGCGAGCAATTCCGCCCCGTGGCGCCCATGGTGCTCGCCGAGCGGGCCGAGGAGATCTTCTCCGGGGGCCCGATCCCCAGCCCCTACATGCTCTTCGTGCACGACGTGGCCGACGAGTGGCGCGAGCGCATCCCGGCCGTCGTGCACGTCGACGGCACCGCGCGGATCCAGACCATCCACGAGGACCGCACCCCGCACGTCGCCGCGCTGCTGCGGGCGTTCGAGAAGCGCACCGGGCTGCCCGTCGTGGTGAACACCAGCCTCAACACCGCGGGCCGGCCCATGGTCGACGACCCGCGCGACGCCATGGAACTGTTCGGCTCCGCCCCCGTCGACGTCCTCGTGCTCGGGCCGCACCTGGTGCGCCGCAACGAGTTCACGAAGCCGTGA
- a CDS encoding SRPBCC family protein: MSTVTESIDVNVPVHTAYNQWTQFETFPEFMGGVESITQTDATHTHWKTKIAGVEREFDAEITEQHPDERVAWKSVDGKSHAGVVTFHRLSDDETRVTVQLDWDTDGLVEKVGAAIGADDRQIKKDLDRFKSFIESRGTETGAWRGDVTPPK, from the coding sequence ATGAGCACTGTGACCGAGAGCATCGACGTCAACGTCCCCGTCCACACCGCCTACAACCAGTGGACCCAGTTCGAGACGTTCCCGGAGTTCATGGGCGGCGTGGAGTCCATCACGCAGACCGACGCCACCCACACGCACTGGAAGACGAAGATCGCCGGCGTGGAGCGCGAGTTCGACGCCGAGATCACCGAGCAGCACCCCGACGAGCGCGTCGCGTGGAAGAGCGTCGACGGCAAGTCGCACGCCGGGGTCGTGACGTTCCACCGCCTCTCCGACGACGAGACCCGCGTCACGGTCCAGCTGGACTGGGACACCGACGGGCTCGTGGAGAAGGTCGGGGCCGCCATCGGTGCCGACGACCGGCAGATCAAGAAGGACCTGGACCGGTTCAAGTCGTTCATCGAGTCCCGCGGCACCGAGACGGGCGCCTGGCGCGGGGACGTCACCCCGCCCAAGTGA
- a CDS encoding DUF3140 domain-containing protein, with product MSSEDVEHDDAKDAKDVEARFHEAVNMTPKELEDWLGTEESQSVGVGEGESVGHRSGRRIVEILREKKADRSEDDHEHMRKVAGYVSRHLAQRPDGDVTGTRWRYSLMNWGHDPLK from the coding sequence ATGAGCAGCGAGGACGTCGAGCACGACGACGCGAAGGACGCGAAGGACGTGGAGGCGCGTTTCCACGAGGCCGTGAACATGACGCCGAAGGAGCTGGAGGACTGGCTGGGGACGGAGGAGTCGCAGTCCGTCGGCGTGGGTGAGGGCGAGTCGGTGGGGCACCGCTCGGGCCGGCGCATCGTGGAGATCCTGCGGGAGAAGAAGGCCGACCGCAGCGAGGACGACCACGAGCACATGCGCAAGGTCGCCGGGTACGTCTCGCGGCACCTGGCGCAGCGCCCCGACGGGGACGTCACCGGCACCCGGTGGCGGTACTCGCTCATGAACTGGGGTCACGACCCCCTGAAGTGA
- a CDS encoding glycoside hydrolase family 15 protein, protein MPHPRPRDADGYADLRSYAAIGDGRTVALVADDGGIDWLPLPDLDSLPVFARLLDGEDGGHLSLAPVGPWTVDRAYVEGTNVLQSLYTTPTGRVRVTDSMNLGATGRLPWGELCRLVEGLDGEVEMAWCVSPGSGLNAFSSWAEDTGNGAVLRVDAITMAVRTVDVGDTSFEDREVSGRFRTAPGSEHLLALLSSQGEPLRMPKTRWIRRNLEHTVQHWRDWSEQFTYEGRWREQTLRSALVLKLLAHEPSGAVAAAATTSLPESAAGGKNWDYRMAWLRDATYSLHCLIQLGEFEGVHAHVSWLLRVARRQQPDLPVLSRLNGHQPDGLVHHDVPGWRGIGPVVSGNAAAEQLQLGVYGDIFDLVHQYVLDGNVLDIETARFLAGVADRTCDLWRQRDAGMWELPERRHYTSSKMACWQALECAVQLAEGGHIPGQLDRWRREADRIRTWIDEHCWSPERQAYVWYPGTDQLDASVLLHAASGFDSGERMSSTIDAILAELSDGPLLFRYSGAAEEEKAFLACSFWAANALGAVGRGDEGVDLLERTLALANDVGVWTEMVDPADGSFWGNLPQALSHLAFMTAVLTLQNA, encoded by the coding sequence GTGCCCCACCCCCGTCCCCGCGACGCCGACGGCTACGCCGACCTGCGCTCCTACGCCGCCATCGGCGACGGCCGGACCGTGGCCCTGGTCGCCGACGACGGCGGCATCGACTGGCTGCCGCTGCCGGACCTGGACTCCCTGCCCGTGTTCGCGCGGCTGCTCGACGGCGAGGACGGCGGGCACCTCTCGCTGGCGCCGGTCGGGCCGTGGACGGTGGACCGGGCCTACGTCGAGGGCACGAACGTGCTGCAGAGCCTCTACACCACCCCGACCGGGCGGGTGCGGGTCACCGACTCCATGAACCTGGGCGCGACGGGGCGGCTGCCGTGGGGGGAGCTGTGCCGACTGGTCGAGGGGCTCGACGGGGAGGTCGAGATGGCCTGGTGCGTGTCCCCCGGGTCGGGGCTGAACGCCTTCTCCTCGTGGGCCGAGGACACCGGCAACGGGGCCGTGCTGCGGGTCGACGCGATCACGATGGCCGTGCGGACCGTCGACGTGGGGGACACCTCGTTCGAGGACCGCGAGGTCTCGGGGCGCTTCCGCACCGCGCCCGGCTCCGAGCACCTGCTCGCGCTGCTGTCGAGCCAGGGGGAACCGCTGCGGATGCCGAAGACGCGCTGGATCCGGCGCAACCTCGAGCACACGGTGCAGCACTGGCGGGACTGGAGCGAGCAGTTCACGTACGAGGGTCGCTGGCGGGAGCAGACGCTGCGCAGCGCCCTGGTCCTGAAGCTGCTCGCCCACGAGCCGTCGGGGGCGGTCGCGGCCGCGGCGACGACGTCCCTGCCGGAGAGCGCGGCGGGGGGCAAGAACTGGGACTACCGGATGGCGTGGCTGCGTGACGCCACCTACAGCCTGCACTGCCTGATCCAGCTGGGGGAGTTCGAGGGCGTCCACGCCCACGTCTCGTGGCTGCTGCGCGTCGCGCGCCGTCAGCAGCCGGACCTGCCCGTGCTGTCGCGGCTGAACGGCCACCAGCCGGACGGGCTCGTGCACCACGACGTCCCCGGGTGGCGGGGGATCGGGCCGGTGGTCTCCGGCAACGCCGCCGCCGAGCAGCTGCAGCTCGGGGTCTACGGCGACATCTTCGACCTCGTCCACCAGTACGTCCTCGACGGCAACGTCCTGGACATCGAGACGGCCCGGTTCCTGGCCGGGGTCGCCGACCGCACGTGCGACCTGTGGCGCCAGCGCGACGCGGGCATGTGGGAACTGCCGGAACGCCGGCACTACACGAGTTCGAAGATGGCCTGCTGGCAGGCGCTGGAGTGCGCGGTGCAGCTGGCCGAGGGCGGTCACATCCCCGGGCAGCTGGACCGCTGGCGCCGCGAGGCGGACCGCATCCGCACCTGGATCGACGAGCACTGCTGGTCGCCGGAGCGGCAGGCCTACGTCTGGTACCCCGGCACCGACCAGCTCGACGCGTCGGTGCTGCTGCACGCCGCCTCGGGGTTCGACTCCGGGGAGCGCATGTCCTCGACGATCGACGCGATCCTCGCCGAGCTGTCCGACGGTCCGCTGCTGTTCCGGTACTCCGGTGCGGCCGAGGAGGAGAAGGCGTTCCTGGCGTGCTCGTTCTGGGCGGCGAACGCCCTCGGCGCCGTGGGGCGGGGCGACGAGGGTGTCGACCTGCTCGAACGCACCCTGGCCCTGGCCAACGACGTGGGGGTGTGGACGGAGATGGTGGACCCGGCCGACGGCTCGTTCTGGGGGAACCTGCCCCAGGCGCTGAGCCACCTGGCGTTCATGACGGCCGTCCTGACGCTTCAGAACGCGTAG
- a CDS encoding spore photoproduct lyase family protein codes for MSDLVEITRIYYEPAAAELPRGRQVLDRWPDATLVPVESHWRIPELHGDETNVDRWVRIKREALVLGVKKSLTTRVNGRSADFIAPSTANGCAMACAYCYVPRRKGYSNPITVFANIEKILAHVQRHVAKQGVKPEPNQCDPRSWVYDVGENSDCSVDAEVSGNVDDLVALFRGLPTAKASFATKHVNRRLLTLDPQGRTRVRFSLMPARVAKLLDIRTSPVPDRLAAIDDFVAAGYEVHVNLSPVVVHEGWLPLWAELLDQLGDATSAATKAQLQAEVIFLTHEENLHRVNLGWHPKAEDLLWRPAMQETKRSQSGGLNVRYRSGDKARYVQQLLELIAERAPYLDVRYAF; via the coding sequence CTGAGCGACCTCGTCGAGATCACCCGGATCTACTACGAACCGGCGGCCGCGGAACTCCCCCGCGGTCGCCAGGTCCTGGACCGGTGGCCGGACGCGACCCTCGTGCCCGTCGAGAGCCACTGGCGCATCCCCGAGCTGCACGGGGACGAGACCAACGTGGACCGCTGGGTGCGCATCAAGCGGGAGGCCCTCGTCCTGGGCGTGAAGAAGTCGCTCACGACGAGGGTCAACGGCCGGTCGGCGGACTTCATCGCACCCTCGACCGCGAACGGTTGCGCGATGGCCTGCGCGTACTGCTACGTCCCGCGCCGCAAGGGGTACAGCAACCCCATCACGGTGTTCGCGAACATCGAGAAGATCCTGGCCCACGTGCAGCGGCACGTCGCCAAGCAGGGCGTGAAACCCGAGCCGAACCAGTGCGACCCGCGGAGCTGGGTGTACGACGTCGGGGAGAACAGCGACTGCTCGGTGGACGCGGAGGTCTCCGGCAACGTCGACGACCTCGTCGCCCTGTTCCGGGGGCTGCCCACGGCGAAGGCGTCGTTCGCCACCAAGCACGTCAACCGCCGGCTGCTGACGCTGGACCCGCAGGGGCGCACGCGCGTGCGGTTCTCCCTCATGCCGGCACGGGTCGCGAAGCTGCTGGACATCCGCACCTCCCCGGTGCCGGACCGGCTCGCGGCGATCGACGACTTCGTCGCCGCCGGGTACGAGGTCCACGTGAACCTGTCCCCCGTCGTCGTGCACGAGGGTTGGCTGCCGCTGTGGGCCGAACTGCTCGACCAGCTCGGGGACGCCACGAGCGCGGCGACGAAGGCGCAGCTGCAGGCCGAGGTCATCTTCCTCACCCACGAGGAGAACCTGCACCGGGTGAACCTCGGCTGGCACCCCAAGGCCGAGGACCTGCTGTGGCGGCCGGCGATGCAGGAGACGAAGCGCTCGCAGTCCGGTGGGCTGAACGTGCGGTACCGCAGCGGCGACAAGGCGCGCTACGTGCAGCAGCTGCTGGAGCTCATCGCCGAGCGGGCCCCGTACCTGGACGTGCGCTACGCGTTCTGA
- a CDS encoding DUF3072 domain-containing protein, with protein MSETPQTPQNAEKDPQDWTTGDEPVTGPQLSYLQTLAREAGREVPEGLTKASASELIDELQQQTGRGA; from the coding sequence GTGAGCGAAACCCCTCAGACCCCCCAGAACGCCGAGAAGGACCCGCAGGACTGGACGACCGGGGACGAACCCGTGACGGGCCCCCAGCTCAGCTACCTGCAGACGCTGGCGCGCGAGGCCGGGCGCGAGGTCCCCGAGGGCCTGACGAAGGCGAGCGCGTCGGAACTCATCGACGAGTTGCAGCAGCAGACGGGGCGCGGCGCCTGA